CTTGGCAGTCAAAACTACAGAAATGTGTGACATTGTCCACCgctgaagcagagtatgtagcagtgactgaagcctctaaagagatgctatggatgaagaatttcctaagtgaattaggacatgatcaagatgattatgtggtgaattgtgataatcaaagtaccattcatctaaccaagaaccccatgttccattcacgctcgaagcatatcgacgtgcggtatcactggatacgagaagcgctggatgagaagaaattgaagatagagaaaatccatACAGACTTGAATTGGTCTGACATGATGACTAAGTCAATACcaaccaagaaggttgaagattgttGTCAAGGTGCTGGTGTCGTGGTACCTTCCAACTAAGTCAAGATACGAAGACGGGATGGAAGCcccatttgtttgttttatgggggagttttgttggaataaaacaaaGATTGGGACCCATCCACCATACTTTAGGGGTCAATGTTTTTCTCCTCCACCGAAAGTGGGAGAAAATGAGTCCCATTCCTCCTTGTTTCACGGTAATGAGTGCACATCTTCAGCatgtttcttgttttcttctccttccttcatttattataaatgaagGCAAACCAAGCAGCAAAAGATGCAACgaacagaaagaagaaaagcCACCAAATTCAGAAGTGAAGCCACGATtgagtgagagagaaaaaaaatagagagagtctattttgtgagtgtgtgatACAGGGAGAGtcttgtataccatccgagagggtgagatttattgagagatcctcagagagtgagatttattgagagatcctcagagagtgagagaaacactgtaatcctactttcatagtggagataattttctggactaggtcccgtggttttttccgagaggattttccacgttaaaatttccagtgttaattttctcttttcctacgctttcatttttacgcttccgcatagtgcccattttggggttcacagaggagggaacaagtaccgctgtttcccaacacATTGGCACCATGAAGCATCACAGGAATGATACAATATTTCAAttccttttaattttgtattagttgtcatatttaaaaatgatgatTATAATCGACCAAGCTTACATTAGggttttgaaaatattttaaaaaatattaattttctgtttattttatttcttaggtattaaatttatttattttgatcgTCTTTAATTTAAgtaaggaaaaaaaagagaCGTATTAATAGGTAGTTGCGCGCGCTCAAGTTATGGTTTGAATAAATAGAGGCGATTCAGTTTTCAGTTTTCACTTTTATTGTtgtgaaagaaagaagaattaagaagTGGAAAATGTCTCTGCGACCTGGTTCTGGTTCTGCCACTGGTTCTGGTTCTACCACCGGTTCTGGTTCTTCTAGTGGTTCACATTCTCCTTCTGGTTTTGGTTCTCCTGCAAGAAAGAAAACCTATAAGAATACACCTGAGGCAGAAAAGggtaagaaaaagagagaagaagaactcGTCGGCATCAGAAAGGTCAAACGCGAAGAATCTCTTCTCAAGAAACGAAGAGAGACTCATACCACCCAGTCCTTTGACACGGTTCGTACCTTCACCCACAactttctttcaatttcttgcTCCTTTCATCAACAGCCTTTCAATCTTTTTTTCATTAGTTCTTGGAAGATATTCCTGAAGATGCACTGAAACTATGGTCTGAGAACACTGACGAACAGTTGGCGGCAGCCATGAGCCTGGGAAGTCTGCTAGAACTCGGTGCgatttcaattcatatttctTGTATCGTACATTCTTAATCTTGATCAAACAATTTTAACATTCTGGGTTTGTTTATGTTAATTAAGAGAACCCTCCAATTGAAGAGGTCGTTTCGACGGGTGTTGTCCCTCGCTTTGTGGAGTTCTTGTCAAGGGAAGATACACCTCGGTTGCAGGTACAAATGTAGACATTGGATTTTCCAAAtctttttactttctcattCATTCACTCCCACCtttgttattattcttcttATTCTGCAGTTAGAGTCTGTCTGTGTTCTAACTAATCTTGCTTCGGGAGCATCTCAATTCACAACAGTTCTAGTAGACCATGGTGTTATTCCCCCTTTGGTGAATCTTCTCAGTTGTACCGATGATAATATCAAAGAACAGGTCATGTCTTTTGATTGACTATTAAACTCTTCAATTTCTCTTGTTAATTTGTGTCCCCGCCCTCcagaggaaaaaaaatgaagatagtTTTCTACTTAATCGAGTTTGGTTTCCCTTTCTTGAACAGACCGTAGGGGCTTTAGGGAACATCGCCGGTGATTCCGTAAGCAATAGGGATCTTATTCTTAACCATGGTGCTCTCTTGCCTTTATTATCTCAGCTGCAACCACATTCAAGATTGTCCATGTTGAGGCATGCATCGTGGTGTTTATCTAATCTTCTCCGTGGAAAGCCTTCAGTAGATTTAGAAGAGGTTGGAGACATTTCCTAAGATATTGCTTGAGACTGATCACACATTTAATAATTTGGAAGCAAACTTATTCATGATTTATCTCTGTAAAAGCATGCTTATTCAATGGTTACAAAAGCAAACTGACTGGGCGCCATGTGATCCTGTATAAATATAAACACAGTTGATTTGTATATTCGTTTGCTGTCCTCTCTTCTCCATGTTATGCAGACTTATGTTTTCAGTATTGTGTTATTGAGAAATGGGCTTGATCTTTGTTAGGTACGACCTGCATTACCCGTCCTTCAGCGACTAGTCCACTTCGACGATGATGAAGTTGTACAACATACATGTTGGGCTCTCTGTTACCTTGTGGAAGGCCCAATTAACAGTGTTCAAGCTGTTATTGAACTAGGAGTTTGCCCAAAACTTGTGGAACTTCTGCAGTATGTTACTCATCTCTTTACAACTTAATTTGATGCATCATGTCAGTACACCATTATTTTTTATCGCTGGACAGTTTGGGATGATTAAGTTTCTTTTTTGAAGTCATCCATCAGGTAAAGTTACTTTACCTGCGCTTCAGGCTCTAGGAAATATTGCTGCCGGTGATGATGTTCAGACACAGGTAGAAAGAACCATGTACAATTTATTTCTGATTCTTCTAAAGCATGTTTGACgtgatttttatattatcttaatGTATGATCGTGTGTCTAATCTTGTAGTTGAAGAGCGTATGGTATCAAGAAGTCATATTAAGACAATGTCTTTTTTATCCCCTTTACATATATTACCTTCAACCAAATGTAATACAGGGGacataaagtaaaatatatccactgtacaatttaaaatattaacattttaattaaatttcttttattttttaaatatcaatatatattattaacatattgTTGTATGCATTTTCAGATTGTACTTGATAGCAGAGTGCTCCCGTCTCTTCACCAACTTCTTATGAAGGAATACAAAAAAAGAATCTTTAGAGAAATTTGTTGGATAATCACAAATATCACTGGTGGGTCTCGATCTCAAATACAGGTAAGGAAATGTTAACTGATAATTTAGTAGTAAAGTCCTAAAACCAGCTCTTTTTCCATTCTTTATTTTGACGTGTGTATTTTGATTAGGAGATAAGATATCACAAATCTTCATGAGAATTTACGGGATAGTGAGACCTTTGAaaaattgttgttattatttctgCTGCAGGCTGTTGTTGATGCCAACGTTGTTCCTCTTCTTGTTGAAGTTCTTTATATTGCCGACTTTGAGGTCAAGAAGTCAGCAGCGTGGGCGATTTGCAATGTGTCTGGCGCAGGAACTAAGGAGAATGTTAGGTATGGTTATTTCTTGATAATTTGATACTCAGGTTTTGGTTTACATGAAAAACTTGTATCATAATTTGACTATAAATTGTAGGTACCTGGCTGATCAAGGTTGCATTAAGGGACTATGTGAACTCTTGGCTAGTCCAGACCCAAAACTTTTGTTAATGTGTTTGCAGGGGCTGGAGAACTTTTTGAAGGTGGGAAAAGATGACCAGAGTGAAGACAATGTTTTTGTTGCCAAGGTAATGGAATGTGACGGAGTATATGAAAAGATTCATAATTTGTTAGCAAGTGGAAACAAGGATATTACAAACGTAGCTTGGAGGCTTTGTGAAAGAATCTGGAATGAGAATGAGCCAGATTCGGATTAGAGTCCCGGGGATGCTACTCAccaacatttttcatattttttcagttttcctagagaaaattttcacttttttttacatgacttagttttaccttttttttctctctatacTATACTACACAGAAAGGGAAAACAACTTAAAGAGAAGATACAGTTTATAGAATATACAAAGAAATTGCATTTACCgaacaaagaaaattaatttcttgAGTTGGCTGTCTATTGCTTTTTCTTGAATGATAAatctttttgtttcatttagAAAGTGAGGATAGACAAATTTCTTTAGCATAATCATCATATTAATTGGATTGAtgtaatcaaataaaaaaaactaaattaatgaaataatataacaaattattaaaatacctttagttaaaatttaataaaaatgagaaaaaaatggaaatatgattaattatgaaataaaaaatatttaaaactgaaT
This sequence is a window from Vigna angularis cultivar LongXiaoDou No.4 chromosome 2, ASM1680809v1, whole genome shotgun sequence. Protein-coding genes within it:
- the LOC108327613 gene encoding importin subunit alpha-1a, whose amino-acid sequence is MSLRPGSGSATGSGSTTGSGSSSGSHSPSGFGSPARKKTYKNTPEAEKGKKKREEELVGIRKVKREESLLKKRRETHTTQSFDTFLEDIPEDALKLWSENTDEQLAAAMSLGSLLELENPPIEEVVSTGVVPRFVEFLSREDTPRLQLESVCVLTNLASGASQFTTVLVDHGVIPPLVNLLSCTDDNIKEQTVGALGNIAGDSVSNRDLILNHGALLPLLSQLQPHSRLSMLRHASWCLSNLLRGKPSVDLEEVRPALPVLQRLVHFDDDEVVQHTCWALCYLVEGPINSVQAVIELGVCPKLVELLHHPSGKVTLPALQALGNIAAGDDVQTQIVLDSRVLPSLHQLLMKEYKKRIFREICWIITNITGGSRSQIQAVVDANVVPLLVEVLYIADFEVKKSAAWAICNVSGAGTKENVRYLADQGCIKGLCELLASPDPKLLLMCLQGLENFLKVGKDDQSEDNVFVAKVMECDGVYEKIHNLLASGNKDITNVAWRLCERIWNENEPDSD